TTGAGTCTTTATCCAAATTAGAAGCACCACTGGGCGTTTATGCAGTTTTAGGAAATAAAGATCCCCAGTATAAAACCCTGGAAGCTATTCCAAAGTATGGGATTACCTACATTGGAAATAAAGGGACCTGGATTGAAGAGAACGGTTCCAGAATCCGTCTGGGTGGAGTGGGCGACTACAACAATGGTGTTCAGATTCAGAATGCCACCACTTCCGTGGTTACTCCCCAGGACTTCGTTATTTTGGTTACCCATAATCCGGATTACTTCCCCAAGGTAAATAAATCCAAGGTCGATCTGGTTTTCTCCGGTCACACCCATGGCGGACAGGTGACCTTCTTCGGCGTCTGGGCACCCAGTACTCATTCCGATTACGGGAATAAATACAGGACCGGAGTAATTGAAGAAAACAACAGTACTCTGATCGTGAGCAATGGCTTAGGAACAACCATACTCCCAGTACGGTTTTTTGCAAGGCCCCAGATCATTGTAGTGGAATTAAAAAAGACATAACAAAATAAAATTGTTAATAAATTTATGTAAAAAGGTTGTTGGATAAAATAAGATTGCTGGAAAGTTTTGTAAT
This window of the Methanobacterium sp. Maddingley MBC34 genome carries:
- a CDS encoding putative phosphohydrolase (PFAM: Calcineurin-like phosphoesterase), with product MKKGFLFVIIALILLVAYMLVEPYWIETKHITIESDQIPAQFDGKTIVFLSDIHAGPFFSQDRIDGVVNQVNAMNPDLILLGGDYIDEDSAYINSTFESLSKLEAPLGVYAVLGNKDPQYKTLEAIPKYGITYIGNKGTWIEENGSRIRLGGVGDYNNGVQIQNATTSVVTPQDFVILVTHNPDYFPKVNKSKVDLVFSGHTHGGQVTFFGVWAPSTHSDYGNKYRTGVIEENNSTLIVSNGLGTTILPVRFFARPQIIVVELKKT